A DNA window from Mycobacterium sp. IDR2000157661 contains the following coding sequences:
- a CDS encoding TetR/AcrR family transcriptional regulator, translated as MPRAKQRTPELRDHLLEVAITTLSEQGAAGLTTRRVAERAGTSVPAVYELFSDKAGLLRAMFFEGFRLLGAQLADVAVTDDPMADLERLVPVFRQFCRAYPRLAQLMFSRPFADLDPGPDELAAGASVREAFTGRIQRCVDAGLLAGDVADIAHVLLALAQGLAVQELGRWLGPSGGSVEQRWALGVEAVLAGLRPPRFGRDSVR; from the coding sequence ATGCCGAGGGCGAAGCAGCGCACGCCCGAGTTGCGCGACCATCTGCTGGAGGTGGCGATCACCACGCTGTCCGAGCAGGGCGCCGCGGGCCTGACCACCCGACGGGTGGCCGAGCGCGCGGGCACGTCGGTGCCCGCGGTCTACGAGCTGTTCTCCGACAAGGCCGGGCTGTTGCGGGCGATGTTCTTCGAGGGTTTCCGGTTGCTCGGGGCACAGCTTGCTGACGTCGCGGTTACCGACGACCCGATGGCCGACCTGGAGCGGCTGGTGCCGGTGTTCCGCCAGTTCTGCCGGGCCTATCCGCGGCTGGCGCAGCTGATGTTCTCGCGGCCGTTCGCCGACCTCGATCCCGGTCCCGACGAGCTGGCGGCAGGGGCGTCGGTGCGCGAGGCGTTCACCGGGCGCATTCAGCGGTGCGTCGACGCGGGCTTGCTGGCCGGCGACGTCGCCGACATCGCACACGTGCTGCTTGCGCTGGCGCAAGGGTTGGCGGTGCAGGAACTCGGCCGGTGGCTGGGCCCGTCGGGCGGGTCGGTCGAGCAGCGGTGGGCGCTGGGCGTGGAGGCGGTGCTGGCCGGCCTCCGGCCGCCGCGATTTGGGCGTGATTCCGTGCGCTGA
- a CDS encoding crotonase/enoyl-CoA hydratase family protein, translated as MTVDYELNDDSVATIRLGDGKVNVLGPVMQTAINEALDRAEKESAKAVVIAGNGRVFSGGFDLAVFSSGDAKAAHDMLAGGFELSMRCMTFPAPVIMAATGPAIAMGSFLLLSGDHRVGQQKTKCQAIEVAIGMTIPLAALEIMRFRLTPAAFHRGASMAATFAGDEAIAGGWLDEIVEADRVVARAQEVAAEAAATLHTGAHKATKLKARESALQAIRSGIDGLATEFSLG; from the coding sequence ATGACCGTTGACTACGAATTGAACGACGACTCCGTCGCGACGATCCGGCTGGGCGACGGCAAGGTCAACGTGCTCGGGCCGGTGATGCAGACCGCGATCAACGAGGCGTTGGACCGCGCGGAGAAGGAGTCGGCAAAGGCGGTGGTGATCGCGGGCAACGGCCGGGTGTTCAGCGGCGGCTTCGATCTGGCGGTGTTCTCCTCCGGCGACGCCAAGGCCGCCCACGACATGCTCGCGGGCGGGTTCGAGTTGTCGATGCGGTGCATGACGTTCCCCGCGCCGGTCATCATGGCCGCGACCGGTCCGGCGATCGCGATGGGGTCGTTTCTGCTGCTGTCCGGTGATCACCGCGTCGGCCAGCAGAAGACCAAGTGCCAGGCCATCGAGGTGGCGATCGGCATGACGATTCCGCTCGCCGCGCTGGAGATCATGCGGTTTCGGTTGACGCCCGCCGCGTTCCACCGCGGCGCCTCGATGGCCGCCACGTTCGCCGGCGACGAGGCCATCGCGGGCGGCTGGCTCGATGAGATCGTCGAGGCCGACCGGGTGGTGGCGCGGGCGCAGGAGGTGGCGGCCGAGGCGGCGGCGACGCTGCACACCGGCGCGCACAAGGCGACCAAACTGAAGGCGCGCGAATCCGCGCTGCAGGCGATCCGTTCCGGGATCGACGGCCTGGCAACGGAATTCAGCCTCGGCTAG
- a CDS encoding HD domain-containing phosphohydrolase, which translates to MACSRRSTSPGTATPTGLAYPADSRATALQNQAVPTRSAPPELPTRAELLAALSVAVDLGLGQPAEHMLRSALIATRLAHRLGLTERQRDAVYYCTLIMWIGCHADSHEYARWFGDDIAVRRSSYFVDWSGLPYQRFLLANIGRGESLLARLKTTATLYANARGHISQLIHSHCTSAGLLAEHIGLDTGVQDAMRYTFERYDGGGLPDGAAGEQIPIEMRVAQLADMVEVHDRQYGVDGAVAMARSRRGGQFDPVVVDAFVTDPAAVLTTPSGDVWRTALQNAPDRHVRLDDTALDGLLAALGDFVDLKCPFTLGHSGATAELAAAAAAAAGLADDQIALTRRAAYVHDIGRIGVSNQIWSKAGGLTMAQFERMRLHPYLTERILCQVPGLREVATVAANHHETLDGAGYPRGLSARQLTMPDRVLACAVSYRSALEPRPYREALGPAGAARRLRERVRDGALDPAAADAVLHAAGQPAAGRTKPHGLTAREAEVLRRVAQGASNKQIAAELVISEKTVRNHVEHVYAKIGVSNRIGASLYALERGLAGHVGR; encoded by the coding sequence ATGGCCTGTTCGAGGCGTTCGACGTCGCCAGGCACCGCGACGCCGACCGGCTTGGCCTATCCCGCTGATTCCAGGGCGACGGCGTTGCAGAATCAAGCCGTGCCGACCCGGTCCGCACCACCCGAGCTCCCGACCCGCGCGGAGCTGCTCGCGGCGCTGTCGGTGGCCGTCGACCTCGGGCTGGGCCAGCCGGCCGAGCACATGCTGCGCTCGGCGCTCATCGCCACGCGGCTGGCCCACCGGCTCGGCCTGACCGAGCGGCAACGCGACGCCGTCTACTACTGCACGCTGATCATGTGGATCGGCTGCCACGCCGACTCCCACGAGTACGCCCGGTGGTTCGGCGACGACATCGCCGTGCGCAGAAGCTCCTACTTCGTCGACTGGTCGGGTCTGCCGTACCAACGTTTCCTGCTGGCCAACATCGGGCGCGGCGAGTCGCTGCTGGCCCGGCTCAAGACCACCGCGACGCTGTACGCCAATGCGCGCGGGCACATCTCGCAGCTGATCCACTCGCACTGCACATCGGCCGGTCTGCTCGCCGAGCACATCGGGCTCGACACCGGTGTGCAGGATGCGATGCGCTACACCTTCGAGCGCTACGACGGCGGTGGCCTGCCCGACGGCGCTGCCGGCGAACAGATCCCGATCGAGATGCGGGTCGCCCAGCTCGCCGACATGGTCGAGGTGCACGACCGCCAGTACGGGGTAGACGGTGCGGTGGCGATGGCGCGCAGCAGACGCGGCGGCCAGTTCGACCCGGTGGTGGTCGACGCCTTCGTCACCGATCCGGCCGCGGTGCTGACCACTCCGTCCGGCGACGTCTGGAGGACCGCGCTGCAGAACGCGCCCGACCGCCATGTGCGGCTGGACGACACGGCGCTGGATGGGCTGCTCGCCGCGCTCGGCGACTTCGTCGACCTGAAATGTCCTTTCACGCTTGGTCATTCGGGTGCGACGGCGGAGTTGGCGGCAGCCGCCGCCGCAGCCGCCGGACTGGCCGATGACCAGATCGCGCTGACCAGACGCGCGGCCTACGTGCACGACATCGGCCGCATCGGAGTGTCGAACCAGATCTGGTCCAAGGCCGGCGGGCTCACCATGGCGCAGTTCGAACGCATGCGTCTGCACCCGTATCTGACGGAGCGGATCCTGTGCCAGGTGCCCGGCCTCCGGGAGGTGGCGACGGTCGCGGCCAACCACCACGAAACGCTCGACGGCGCAGGCTATCCGCGTGGCCTCTCGGCGCGGCAGCTCACTATGCCGGACCGAGTGCTGGCCTGCGCGGTGAGCTACCGAAGCGCGCTGGAACCGCGGCCGTACCGCGAGGCACTGGGGCCGGCGGGCGCGGCGCGACGATTGCGGGAGCGGGTCCGCGACGGTGCGCTCGATCCGGCCGCCGCCGACGCGGTGCTGCACGCGGCCGGACAACCCGCGGCCGGCAGAACAAAGCCGCACGGGCTCACCGCACGCGAGGCCGAGGTGCTGCGCCGGGTGGCCCAGGGGGCCAGCAACAAGCAGATCGCGGCCGAACTGGTGATCAGCGAGAAGACAGTCCGCAACCACGTCGAGCATGTGTACGCCAAGATCGGCGTGTCGAACCGGATCGGCGCCAGCCTGTACGCCCTCGAGCGTGGACTGGCCGGCCACGTCGGCCGGTGA